A section of the Ruania halotolerans genome encodes:
- a CDS encoding LuxR C-terminal-related transcriptional regulator, with the protein MPSEPQRPLGMPRLPRDSEFSDDVLAMLATLRPLTVLRGPRGYGKTSLLARWLESADDLPHAVYIALSMASNQDEGFWTQVAANLAAAGLLTEDFVMGAGAQSAVTRALASLTEPLLLIIDDMHEAGLHDDPERIDDLLVDLVRRNENLYLVVAGRTVREIETVGSLSVDSVLIGPRELRLTGASVYRLARRLGVDLTLDGAQQVAVDLGGWPSAIRAGLTHSAGNGSGDIDTELVENYIIAMVRDLRFEKMRSFLLRTAIPEEFDLEMARAIVPKGHTARMLRNVHDAGLISERRTVNGVMYSFAPATRAALLRVMRDSCPEIEREVHHALVRLWEGKNEPARVLSHAVQAGEWELALDVLEHDWVRLLVEDPLTLIEAARQFPASMVAENPRLRVAVDHLDGALPPRGRSARWRDVDSPTLQAEMVTHHEQLTQHGEDVLLVLLQWGLTSMLQGRLDVALYAFAQARAVGMRDHENVAVAHLGAAGLALVHALQGEPSSALRWLAEFDGALTPSDGVVGEVAAVAKALAYVDSASDRAAEAVRALPELHHRDELWALGVFIRAHYAVLTERREEIVALTSELRAAVRYIRPGSRTEALLSESLIEALLFSGNTDVARQVVERFEPQRLVRVGLAKLAMKEHAYDDVVRIATEVLDAWHVTRRHAMECYVLMAGSHFAAGRGDAARAAFNAATDIARQTGQRRPFLLMRRYVFQVLTAGDAEMLGLWPGAREPGGHEQSGVASLTAREGEVLRALEDYPGAAGIARALGMSSNTVKTHLRAIYRKLGAANRAEALAAARSRG; encoded by the coding sequence AGTTTGCTGGCCCGCTGGCTGGAGAGCGCAGACGATCTGCCCCACGCGGTGTACATCGCCTTGAGCATGGCGAGCAACCAGGACGAGGGCTTCTGGACCCAGGTGGCAGCGAACTTGGCCGCGGCGGGACTGCTGACCGAGGACTTTGTTATGGGAGCGGGAGCGCAGAGCGCGGTGACCCGGGCTCTCGCGTCTCTGACTGAGCCCCTGCTGCTGATCATCGACGATATGCACGAGGCCGGTCTCCACGACGATCCTGAGCGCATCGACGATCTCCTTGTGGATCTGGTGCGGCGGAACGAGAACCTGTACTTGGTGGTCGCCGGCCGGACCGTGCGTGAAATTGAGACGGTCGGGTCGTTGTCGGTCGATTCGGTCCTGATCGGTCCGAGGGAACTGCGCTTGACCGGCGCGTCCGTGTATCGCCTGGCCCGGCGCCTGGGTGTGGATCTGACGTTGGATGGTGCACAACAGGTCGCTGTCGACCTCGGTGGCTGGCCCTCTGCCATCCGGGCCGGCCTCACTCATTCTGCGGGAAATGGCTCAGGGGACATTGACACCGAACTCGTGGAGAACTACATCATCGCGATGGTTCGAGACCTTCGGTTCGAGAAGATGCGCTCCTTCCTGTTGCGCACAGCGATCCCGGAGGAATTCGACCTCGAGATGGCCCGGGCGATTGTTCCCAAGGGTCATACGGCACGAATGCTCAGGAATGTGCATGACGCCGGACTGATTTCGGAGCGGCGCACTGTGAACGGGGTGATGTACTCCTTCGCTCCCGCAACGCGCGCAGCGTTGCTCCGGGTCATGCGCGATTCGTGCCCCGAGATCGAGCGCGAAGTGCATCACGCGTTGGTGCGACTGTGGGAGGGCAAGAACGAGCCGGCCCGGGTGCTCTCGCACGCGGTCCAGGCCGGAGAGTGGGAGCTGGCACTCGACGTGCTGGAGCACGATTGGGTCCGATTGCTGGTGGAGGATCCGCTCACCCTGATCGAGGCTGCCCGCCAGTTCCCGGCATCGATGGTCGCCGAGAATCCACGACTGCGTGTAGCCGTCGATCATCTCGACGGCGCTCTTCCTCCCAGGGGTCGTTCAGCCCGGTGGCGAGATGTCGATTCGCCCACGCTGCAGGCCGAGATGGTGACTCATCATGAACAACTGACCCAACACGGGGAGGACGTGTTGCTCGTGCTGCTGCAGTGGGGTCTGACGAGCATGTTGCAAGGCAGGCTCGACGTGGCGCTCTATGCCTTCGCCCAGGCCCGGGCGGTGGGTATGCGCGACCACGAGAACGTCGCAGTCGCGCACCTGGGTGCCGCCGGCTTGGCGCTCGTCCACGCGCTCCAGGGCGAGCCCTCATCCGCGCTGCGGTGGCTCGCTGAGTTCGATGGTGCGCTCACTCCGAGTGACGGTGTGGTCGGTGAGGTCGCGGCAGTCGCCAAGGCCCTGGCATACGTCGATTCGGCGTCGGACCGTGCAGCCGAAGCGGTACGTGCGCTGCCCGAGCTGCACCACCGTGATGAGCTGTGGGCGCTGGGCGTTTTCATCAGGGCGCACTATGCAGTGCTGACTGAGCGGCGTGAGGAAATCGTCGCACTGACGAGTGAACTGCGTGCAGCCGTCAGATACATCCGTCCCGGGTCCCGTACGGAAGCCCTGCTCAGCGAGTCGCTGATCGAGGCACTGCTCTTCAGCGGAAACACTGATGTTGCTCGGCAGGTCGTCGAACGCTTCGAACCGCAACGACTCGTCCGTGTCGGTCTGGCCAAGCTCGCCATGAAGGAGCATGCCTATGACGACGTGGTGCGGATTGCCACGGAGGTTCTGGATGCGTGGCATGTCACCAGGCGTCATGCGATGGAGTGCTACGTCCTCATGGCCGGAAGCCACTTTGCCGCTGGGCGGGGAGACGCTGCCCGCGCCGCCTTCAACGCAGCGACCGATATCGCCCGCCAGACCGGGCAGCGCCGCCCGTTTCTCCTCATGCGCCGGTATGTCTTCCAGGTGCTCACGGCGGGGGATGCGGAGATGCTCGGTCTGTGGCCGGGGGCACGGGAGCCAGGGGGCCACGAACAGTCCGGTGTCGCCAGTCTGACCGCACGCGAAGGCGAGGTATTGCGCGCTCTGGAGGACTATCCCGGCGCGGCGGGGATCGCGCGTGCACTGGGAATGTCCTCCAACACCGTGAAAACGCACCTGCGAGCGATCTATCGCAAGCTCGGCGCGGCCAATCGCGCCGAGGCTCTCGCAGCTGCGCGGAGCAGGGGGTGA